The sequence TAAGAGAAACTCCTGCAGAAAATGTTACTAAATATAAGGAATTCATAGAAAATCTTAAAGTATTAGATTGGGAGCAAGAGGATATTATCATGTTTGAAACGATTCTAGCCGCTATCCTCACCCTCGGTAATGTTAGATTTAAAGATGGGAAAAATGGAACGGCAGAGATCGAGAATCCCGAGGAAGCTAAGAAATTTGCCAAATTATTATCTCTCGAGGAGGTAAAATTTTTGTGGGCACTTCTCAACTACTGTTTAATCGAAAGAGGGACAGCAGTTAAACGAAAACATTCCACAGATGAGGCTAGAGATGCACGCGACATGCTAGCGAGTGCATTATACAAACGTCTGATCGATTGGatgattaatttaataaattccAAATTATCTTTTATGAGATCAGTATTGTAAGTATTCTGACTTTCAATAAAGACATTAATTATTAATAGCCTTGTTTCTACctagggtttgagatccggatatccgaattatccggatatccgttgaatttgagatccggatccgaggtctcataggatccggataaaacggataatacggatccgtgaaatatgggtatctatccacgccagaatgaattttcgaatgaaattgatgaattatttcctgtattttgttgcctaaaatgtttattcatatttatttaattcaaatactccagaatatcaagctaggttaggtttggtacattacgccatgcgatgaatccataaaactatatgttaacaaactaaataaaatgaacagtaaatcattgttttaaaactgatttcgtttctaactggatgcatcccgcaggaataacgataaattattaattttctataaagcAGAAACAATTGCCATGGATGTCTTTAAGCTTAATGATGAATTAGAGATCATggaagtaattaatataattatatacgtaattattttaattataagctgaatccagatccaattttttttgtatttaataagatggaaggcaaactagcagacaggtcgcctgatggtaagggATCACTCCCGCCTATagacacccaaaacaccagaaggattggaggtgcgctgccagccttagagcttcactgaaaagcgactggcaaatatcaaatgacattttgcacataagttcagaaaaacaattgaaaatggtacatgataactaaatatgtgtaacatattttacacgtctaaTACGTGTATGTGTaatgcaataaaattatattattttaccttttttcctacatctgcaatttcgcatggatgtattagtgaacaacactaaattaccctgcattagcttatgtatgttaaacaaaaatattggcctactgtttaatgttatatgctGTACTGTACAATGGGAGTGATATTAATTGTGTCGCtaaacttcaaactcgggtaaatccattctgctttttttgtataatcatccttaaaaccgaatcgatttacgcgagtttgaagttaaacgacacaattgtatgttaaaagttcgtctaaaaagttaatgaagcaataatagactatatttatgtcgttttgtgagtttaaattattttatttcggtaacagcagctttgatttgacgaaacccctgtaaaaagtgaccttttcaacacggatccgttttatccgaaatatccggatatccggatccggcaaatcttaagatccgaaatatccggatccgaaaaatcggcggatCTTGCAAACCCTATTTCTACCACATTGAAGatttatttttacacatatttttgTAATCATTTCAGTGGAGATAAATATTCAGTGAGTTTGTTAGACATGTTTGGATTTGAATGCTTTCATAGAAATCGTTTAGAACAACTAATAGTAAACACGACCAACGAGcaaatacaatttttatacaATCAGCGAGTATTTGCGTGGGAAATGCAAGAAACTGCAGAGGAAGAGGTCGATGTAGTCGCATTACATTTCTATGACAATAAGCATTCGGTCGATCAACTAATGGGAAGACCACTTGGTCTCTTTTATATTTTAGACGAAGCCAGTCGTACTGGAAGTGGACAAGAGTTTATAATGAGTAAGTGAAGGCTATCATGTAAACGTCTTCCAAGTATATTTcaaaactcaatactaaaattacatatttttacattttaggtaCCATTCGGACATCATGTAAGGGGCCATATATAAAATTATCCGGTAGCCATGAATTCAGCGTTGCACACTATACGGGAAAAGTTAGTTATGATGCTAGAGAAATAGCAGATAAAAATAAAGACTTCCTGCCACCAGAAATGATAGAAACTATGAGAGCATCAATCAACACCACAGTTCAAGAATTATTTAGAAACAAGTTGACCAAAACGGGGAATTTGACTGTATGTTCAAGTCAGCCGAAAGTAACTGTGGTAAAGTCAAAATCTGAAAAAGATATGGAAAATACTAAAGCTCGAGTAAGTGATGGTTTATTAAAAAAGTCTCAGATACCTCCTTTTGACAGTTTATAAAATTTCTTGATGACTTTTTCAGAAATTTAACACAATGTCCAAAGGACAGTTTTCACAAGTACACAGGATGAGAACAGCAGCTGCGACTTACCGGGCCACCAGTTTAGAGATCCTTAAACAGCTTTCTGTAGGTCCAGGGAGCGGGGGCACCCACTACGTCCGATGCATCCGGGCGGATCTCAGCGACAACCCTCGAGGTTTTCAAACTGAAGTGGTTCGGCAGCAACTGAGAGCTCTTGCTATTTTGGACACTGCAAAAGCAAGACAAAACGGTTTCTCGTGTCGTATACCTTTCGCTGAATTTATTAGAaggtaatatttaaattagatACATTTTCCTGGTCAAGGATTTTCAAAACGTTTTCGTCAGATTTACAAATTAATATGTTTTCAGGTATCGTTTTCTGGCCTTCGATTTTGATGAAAATGTGGAGGTGACAAAAGATAACTGCAGATTATTGCTGATTCGGCTCAAAATGGAGGGTTGGGAGCTAGGCAAGACAAAGGTTTTCTTGAAATACTACAATGAAGAGTTTCTAGCTAGGTATACTTAGcaattttattaatatcatACAACATAACTTTGTTATAATATGTGTAAAGTGTAACTAACTTATTCAATGGTTCATTACAGGTTATATGAAACACAAGTAAAGAAGATTGTAAAAGTACAATGCATGATGAGAGCTTACCTTGCTAGGAGAAAAGCGGTAAAAAGCAAGTCCAAAGCACAGCACAGTAAGTTTATTTACTCGTAACGTTCTCCAGACATCGCAACATTTGCAACCATCAGACATTGTTCCATGCACGATCCTGTACGGCAATAGCACACCTCACACTCCATATTAAAATCATAGGTTGCGTTTCCGCCCGACGTATGCGTATCGAGTAATGTAAAATGTAGAATGTTTGTAAAGTACTTACTTTCTTTACTCCAGTAACACTTACTTATTTACACTGATGTTGTTTTAGTTAAAGAACTAAAGAAACAACAGTCAATGAATGTATCAGAAGATGAAGCTGCATTACTGATTCAGAAAGGTAAGGCAAAGAAACAACATTGTTTCTATCTTACACTTCTTCCAAATTCAATGTTTAAATATTTCTAGCGTACAGAGGCTACATGGTCCGGAAAGCGTATGGGCCCCTTATAAACAAGTCGACAGGTCAAATAGATGAAGAGACTGCTCTGTTTCTAAAGAGGTATGCCATGAAGTGGAAAAGTCGATCGATCTTCCAAGTTCTGTTGCAGTACAGAGCAGTCAAATATCAAGATTTAGTGCATTTTTCACAGCAGGTAATATCATAGGTTTACTAACACATACAATCAACACTTACTTTATTTCGTCAAATTAGCTAACTACCTTCAGAGCCCATTATTTTTTTCCAATCTGTATAAAGATGTGGAACCAAGCGTTAACCTGCACTGTGTCTATCTTGGTAATAGAGGCTATTAGACTGTTAATTAGATATTTTGAACATCTGCTCCCGATTTGAAGATACATTTTCGCTAATATTAAGAGCAGATCGAAAACCATTGACTTCTTTTCAGGTTCATATCTATAACCAGTCACTGCTAGAATCACTATTGAATAGCAGTACCTCAGTACTGTTAGACAGAGTGGACCCCAACGTGAAAGGGAAGGACTTCCTTGGCTCAAGCCCGCCTTCTGTCTGGAAGCTTCCATTCAGGATCGACCAGGTTCAGTACTACGATACTTCTTACATGTGCGATCCGGCGGTCAAAAGCACGTGAGTTCTCACTTTTCTTGTCCTATGTATTAGGTGTGAATGACAAAGGTGTAGCCTCTCTTCGTCTTCCTCCTACCTTTATCCCAccttatgtggggtcggtacaactcGCCTTCCTCTTCCGCCTTATCTTTCGTCACCTAAGCTCTTACTTCCTTCTTTATCATAACCTCTTTCAGAcgatccatccatcgttgtttgggtttacccctcccagTTTATCcctcaacattcatctccaacattattttgcctatatgagattcatccctcctcatatctcaacattctcatttccgctacgtgcactcttctttcatcctccaccttcgTAGCCCAACATTCAAATCCATCGATACGCACTTCCTATGCTAATTCTATCCTCTGTAATCTCTGTTTTaaacattgtattgtattgtattgtattcgtttatttcagacataacagtccatattgttacattacgttacacttgtatttaaaattaaagctatagaattcaattattaatttaaaatgaaaaccacaattaaaacaaaatagatacgaattaaattaaattaaatcaaactaaattaaattatatcaaattaaattaaattcaaaatttcaaatttcaaattaaattaaattaaaattaatatagtataaaataatttgtgaatattaatattatataataaattaaatattaaattaaattcattcaataaaataaagtaaataaaaagaaatgtcCGACGTGTGcctgaaatttgaaattttaaacatcAACACAAATGTTGGCACTTAACTAACATGAACtattaattaaaaagttatttaatttatacagtCCGCAAGCTCTGTGGTCTAACATGTAGGTCGAGAAGCGCTTTAGTGAGTGGGCAGtctaaacgatttgctaatgcGTTGAGGATACTATTGGAGCTGGTCCGCGACCTGTGCGCCAACGAGGCCACCCGTTTGCGCAGAATGGCTTGAAAGCCGTCCGTGCGCGCCTCCGCAAACATGCCTGATGCGCTACAGTAACGCGACAGCCCCAACAGCATCCTGAACGCATTGTTGTATTGGACTCGTAGGGCATTGATGGTACGTTGCGCATAATTGACCCATAGGCTACAGGTGTAGAATGATTGGCAGTAAGCACGAAATAACGTTATCTTTACTTCTTTCGTACACCTCGCAAACCTACGTGCCAACATATTGCTCCGGACCGCCAATGCCCTACGTTCTCTCTCCACGTCAGCGTTGTCCGACATGTCGTCGGTCACCCAGTGACCCAGGTACTTGAACTTTGTCACCCGCGTTAGTTGCATTCCGTTCAGTCTAACAGGCGGTACTGTGTTGAGTTTACTACCGCGCGGATTGAACACTAACAGTTCGCTCTTTTTTGAATTATACCTGAGTCCATGGGCCCCCCCATAGTCCTCGCACACACTGACCAGTCTCCTAAGCGCACCAATCGATGGGGTCAGCAGCACCATATCGTCCGCGTAGCTGATATTGTTTACACAGCTTCCATCGATGGAACATCCGATTTCGGTACTGCTGAGCTCAACGATTAggctatttatatataaattaaacaattttgGTGATGTCAGCCCCCCCTGCCTCACCCCACATTCCAACCGGAACAAGGCCGAGCGCGAGTCCGCCCACCTGACGAAGTTCATTTGATTGTTATACCAGTACTTAAACATATCAATCACATCGCCAGGCAAGTCAGTTTCGCGCTCCAACTTGCTCCACAGGACGTCGTATGCAACCAAATCGAAAGCTTTCGATAAGTCTAGAAAGCACGCATACACTGGGGTCTTTCTATCAGTGTAGTACTGCACAGTTTGCTTGAGACACAACACCGCGGATTCTGTAGACAAACCAGCTTTGAAACCAAACTGTGCGTCTTGCAACTTGAGGTGCTTCGTAAGTATCTTATCAAACAAACTGTCCAGTACCTTAGCTACAATGGTTGCCAACGAGATAGGCCTATAGTTGGAACTATCGGCTACGTCACCAGTTTTGTTCTTCACGAGGGGAACAACGATTGTTTTGGTCAGGTCGTCAGGCAAGTAAGAGTGCCTCATACACAACGTGAAAAACATAGCCAGTATTCTGGGCAGGTGAGGCCCCGCGTGTTGCAGGTGCTCGATACTCAAACCGTCGTGACCTGGTGACTTCCCTCTAACCATGTTTTTTAACACTTCTTGTACTTCTCTGGCTGTAAAGCTGGTTATTGGTTGTCGATCACGACTGCTTGCATCAAACACCCGCCCCTTCGCGTGCCTCTGTGGGGGTTCGactctgaaaatatttttaaaatggttTGCAATCGCACTCGGTTCGTTTAGACCATCAACATTCACTGACCGACCCGGCTCAGGCGAAAGTTTCTTTGTACATTTCCAGAACTTACTAAAATTTTTATTGAGGTGGTGAGTTGATAGCATGTCCATCTTGATTTGCTCCTGGTGATTTTGGCACCACTTTAACTTAAGTTTGAAGTCCCTTCTGGATTCCACCATCTTAGTATAAAGAGGACCTTGAGATGGCTTACCATGTAAAGACCACTCTTGGAAACTGAGCCGAGCCCGTTCATGCACTTCCTTTACGTACCTATTCCAACCTACAACACGTTTAAATTTCTTTTTATTATGTTTGTCAGGTAAATTACAACTCAACTCCGCAGACTCACACAGTTTACTAATAATATCCTTATACATACAAtctaatattaatttatgtccAGAGTCATTACACAACTTATCGCAACAGGCTGTCAGCTCAGTCggaaaatcaatattttttaacttcaTGTTACATAATAAagtatatttttctatttgcgACGGCTGCCTGTCGCCCCAGATTATTTTGTTTGTACATTTATTTGTCGCAACGGCCCGCGGCCTGAGTACACTAATGTTACAAGTTATTTCTACTGGGAAGTGATCTGACCAGTAAATATCGTACAGTATTTTTATATCTGAGATTGTGTACCACGAGGACTCCGTCACCAGAACATGGTCAAGCCAACGACGGCTCCCATGCGCCTCACTAACAAAGGTGTAGGTATCTGAGTCCGCATTCAGTATATCCACATCTGCACATCTCCATTGCTGTTCGCTACAAAAGTCAAATAATTCCCGATAAAATAGCTCACCCGGATGAGCATTATAGTCACCTAACATAAAAACGCTATCAATACCACTGTTGTCTATTATCGCACTAATTTCACCCAAGCACTGCGTAAACTCCACGAGGTTATCTACAGAGTCAGTTGGCATATAAGTAGAAAAAACTATGAATGAACGCTCACCCGTAGTAATCCTTATCGCGGCAAGGCGCACACTATCACAACTGATAACAGATACAGACTGAAATGCGCCCTTACGCCAGAGCAGCGCAACGCCTCCATGCGGCCTTCCACGCATAGGTCCCGTCGAGGTGTCCACGGCAGATGTCCCAATGTAGGCGAAATCCGGGTGTATGGTACCCAAGAAATGTAGGTCACAAGGATATAGCCACGTCTCCTGAAGGGCAATTATGTCAGCCTTAGTACACAAATTCCTTATGCAGTCAACTGAGCGCTTCACAGACTTACAGTTATAACTTATGAAACGGGCGACTTTActagaattattattattattattataagtacTTCTCATTTTCGATTGTTTACTATTTTtacatttgtttatttacacTTTTGAACTCGATGTAACGTCGAAAAGATATTCCCTCGGGCCACATATTATCATCCAAAAATTGCTCTAATTTGTGGttaggaacaaagattttataAGCGTTATACATCTTCTCAGCTTTTACATAAACCTGTTCTGCTGTGACTTTTATTCGTGTTTTCTTATGCACATAATCTTCGATGTCGCGCGATGACACACTCTTGTCAACATTATAAACAAACACCGGCACCCGAATATCGGCCGCTCTGAACTTACAGTTAGGGTCTGGTTTCGCTGTACCCTGTTTACCTATGATTCTATTTCTTAGTCTATATTCCTGTCTCTGTATCCATGCTTTGTCCGTAATAGAAGTACTAGAAAATTTTTTCCCTTCATTtttatgattatttttattgtactGCATTATTTAATTATAGTGACACATTTGCCAGTCAATACGACTCCGACCACGAACAATGGGATGAGCCGTTGCAACGGAGATTCAGTTCAGCATCAGCACAAACCTCGCCCAGCCTCGCCACCACCGGCACCCAGACGCTCATCAACGTGCCCTTCTGCAGAGACCCCACGCAGCCCGTGCCTAAGTTACCACCAGAAGAACCCCCCAAAGTAGACAGGAACACCTCCAGAAAAGACGCTAATAGACCCGCCGTATACAAGAAGAAAACGAACTACTCCACCAACACATCTTACTATCAACCCCCAGCACCTTGGGCAGGCGCCCGTGATGACGCAAATGTTCTAGAAAATACCAACTCCGGCTTACGAAAGACAAGCTACAGTCGAAGTCTATACGGAGTCGACTCTCAAGACATGAACAACCCTATAAGAGAACTTCAGGCGATGGCCAAATCGACAGGTGACCTCAACGACGACGACCCGCCGTTCAACTTCCAAGCAATGTTGAAGAAGACGCCGCGAAACAGGGCCTCAATGAAACGATTAGGAGAAACTGACAATGGCATGTGGGAGGACAAACCGGAGCCACGCAAGACTCCTAAACCTTCGACCAAAGGTCCCGCACCGCCAAGGCCGATGAGTAGAGAAGTCGTGCGCAAAGATTCCAGGGAATTTATCATGTCCACCGGAAAAAAGAGCAGTGTTACACCTGACTTAGACAGTCGATCGCCTGTAGAATACAGAGAAGTCCGATCACCTGTAGACAACAGAGATGTGCGGTCACCCGTAGATAACAGGGGCGTGCGATCTCCGGTAGAAAGCAGGCCGCGCGAAAAAGTGGTCTTAGCTCCAGGGTTCAGCGTTGAAGGAATGGTAACGGACTTGTAACATAAACAAGAaagatattttgtaaaaaatatatttaatccCCAATGGAAGTCCGCAAACATTCTCTTTTACTTTAGCATTATTATGGCGTAAcactattaatatttttgacattttagttTTAAAGCCACACGTTTTATGTGAATCATAAGATTTCAATGTTAAGACTACTAAGTAGAATATAATTTGAGTCTCAATAGAGATAAGTATAGTGAATACAATATTAAAGCAGATCATGGCATGTACTGACTCGCTTTCAAACAT is a genomic window of Leguminivora glycinivorella isolate SPB_JAAS2020 chromosome 6, LegGlyc_1.1, whole genome shotgun sequence containing:
- the LOC125227213 gene encoding neither inactivation nor afterpotential protein C, which codes for MTDHLNIASLPSPTERYNLDKKLGSGIFGKVFRASDSQAAGKAVAIKIQTYNDDTEVHIHEEYKCLRDLTQHPNLIDFYGVFCERSEGVKKIWFVLELCECGSVIDIVRKLNAADRKMSEEHIAYILKYTIKALVYLHENKVMHRNLRCSNILLTKDGEVKLTDFGLSKRLNSSLDRARTNIGSPGWMAPEVITGDGYGNRADVWALGITTIEMADSKAPFQDMHPTRALFQIVRNPPPSVNRPAMWSNDINDFITECLEKNPEHRPYAMELEEHPFIQSVPENDFHLTTELKMLAFEMKDKELPSKPPERIIKNGLLVTEGVGESETMQVEDLAALEVLTEDSILAELQTKLAKGYFTSFIGDVLLILNPNTREDIYNENYHKKYECKTRSDNGPHIFAVADGAYQDALHHNEPQHIVFSGESKSGKTTNMNHALRHLTHLGAMKNNVADRIDRAKDVIQAAISAGTPINAHSTRAIFQIQVTYGSSGKLSGAIFWLYQLEKWRVSSTDMSHANFDLLYYFYDAMEAGNRLDELSLEKNRKHRYLRIQEEPRKLKKSVRETPAENVTKYKEFIENLKVLDWEQEDIIMFETILAAILTLGNVRFKDGKNGTAEIENPEEAKKFAKLLSLEEVKFLWALLNYCLIERGTAVKRKHSTDEARDARDMLASALYKRLIDWMINLINSKLSFMRSVFGDKYSVSLLDMFGFECFHRNRLEQLIVNTTNEQIQFLYNQRVFAWEMQETAEEEVDVVALHFYDNKHSVDQLMGRPLGLFYILDEASRTGSGQEFIMSTIRTSCKGPYIKLSGSHEFSVAHYTGKVSYDAREIADKNKDFLPPEMIETMRASINTTVQELFRNKLTKTGNLTVCSSQPKVTVVKSKSEKDMENTKARKFNTMSKGQFSQVHRMRTAAATYRATSLEILKQLSVGPGSGGTHYVRCIRADLSDNPRGFQTEVVRQQLRALAILDTAKARQNGFSCRIPFAEFIRRYRFLAFDFDENVEVTKDNCRLLLIRLKMEGWELGKTKVFLKYYNEEFLARLYETQVKKIVKVQCMMRAYLARRKAVKSKSKAQHIKELKKQQSMNVSEDEAALLIQKAYRGYMVRKAYGPLINKSTGQIDEETALFLKRYAMKWKSRSIFQVLLQYRAVKYQDLVHFSQQVHIYNQSLLESLLNSSTSVLLDRVDPNVKGKDFLGSSPPSVWKLPFRIDQVQYYDTSYMCDPAVKSTDTFASQYDSDHEQWDEPLQRRFSSASAQTSPSLATTGTQTLINVPFCRDPTQPVPKLPPEEPPKVDRNTSRKDANRPAVYKKKTNYSTNTSYYQPPAPWAGARDDANVLENTNSGLRKTSYSRSLYGVDSQDMNNPIRELQAMAKSTGDLNDDDPPFNFQAMLKKTPRNRASMKRLGETDNGMWEDKPEPRKTPKPSTKGPAPPRPMSREVVRKDSREFIMSTGKKSSVTPDLDSRSPVEYREVRSPVDNRDVRSPVDNRGVRSPVESRPREKVVLAPGFSVEGMVTDL